From one Culex quinquefasciatus strain JHB chromosome 3, VPISU_Cqui_1.0_pri_paternal, whole genome shotgun sequence genomic stretch:
- the LOC6044288 gene encoding fatty acid hydroxylase domain-containing protein 2 — MCSLSENSSNITCIPELRNGSGLEVFLQQKWNDFLDVAGDDPANLHVWVMLACVYSQYWLIGGLYVFMDVRGWPRFLRKYKTQPGVNEPISWADLQRILKTVLINQVLLTVPMAYFGFHLAGKHTLPDVRALPPLTTIIRDLIICLVLWEATNYCTHRTLHHRLIYRFVHKRHHEFTAPVAWVASYVHPVEHIVSDTIPASIGPALLNCHLVTAVLWFCWLVHHSLITHSGYHLPLLKSPEAHDYHHLKFTQCYSPLGMMDWLFGTDDRFRQSKHAKRDRRLFGTKSARELVPDKG, encoded by the exons ATGTGTTCGTTATCGGAAAATTCGAGCAATATTACGTGCATTCCGGAACTCCGCAACGGAAGCGGTTTGGAAGTGTTTTTGCAGCAGAAATGGAACGATTTTCTGGACGTTGCTG GTGACGATCCGGCCAACCTGCACGTCTGGGTTATGCTGGCCTGTGTATACTCCCAGTACTGGTTAATTGGTGGTCTGTATGTGTTCATGGATGTTCGCGGATGGCCCAGGTTTCTGCGCAAGTACAAAACGCAACCCGGTGTCAACGAACCGATCTCGTGGGCAGATCTTCAGCGG ATCCTGAAGACCGTGCTGATCAACCAGGTCCTGTTGACGGTACCTATGGCGTACTTTGGGTTCCACCTGGCAGGTAAACATACCCTTCCGGATGTCCGGGCCCTCCCACCGCTAACCACAATCATCCGAGACCTCATAATCTGTCTGGTCCTCTGGGAAGCCACCAACTACTGCACCCACCGCACCCTTCACCACCGCCTCATCTACCGGTTTGTCCACAAGCGACACCACGAGTTCACGGCCCCAGTCGCTTGGGTCGCCAGCTACGTTCACCCCGTGGAACACATCGTCAGCGATACGATTCCGGCTTCCATCGGACCGGCCCTGCTCAACTGTCACCTGGTGACGGCGGTGCTGTGGTTCTGCTGGCTCGTGCACCACTCGTTGATCACCCACTCCGGCTATCATCTGCCGCTGCTCAAGAGTCCGGAAGCGCACGACTATCACCACTTGAA ATTTACCCAGTGCTACAGTCCACTTGGGATGATGGATTGGTTGTTTGGGACTGATGATAGGTTCCGGCAGAGCAAGCACGCGAAACGGGATCGGAGGTTGTTTGGGACCAAGTCGGCGAGGGAGTTGGTGCCGGACAAGGGTTAG
- the LOC6046906 gene encoding solute carrier family 25 member 44, protein MDSSSGAFIKTIEWDMMDKKKFFPLSMLSSFSVRCALFPLTVIKTQLQVQYKNDIYKGMIDAGLKIYRAEGVPGLYRGFWISSVQIVSGVFYISTYEGVRHVLNQQGASQRTKSLVAGGCASLVGQTIIVPFDVISQHAMVLGMGGVARGSSVNPLGIEYDKGRSRLRITVDIAREIVRMDGFKGFYRGYTASLMAYVPNSAMWWAFYHLYQDELLKVCPPWVSHLAVQCVAGSLGGFTTTVITNPLDIVRARLQVQRLDSMQVAFRELWHEEHFHMFFKGLTARLVQSAAFSFSIILGYETIKRVSVNEQYKHLIKW, encoded by the exons ATGGACTCCTCGAGCGGGGCCTTCATCAAGACCATCGAGTGGGACATGATGGACAAGAAAAAGTTCTTCCCGCTGTCGATGCTGAGCTCCTTTTCGGTCCGGTGTGCCCTGTTTCCGCTGACCGTGATCAAAACGCAACTTCAG GTCCAGTACAAGAACGACATCTACAAGGGCATGATCGACGCCGGGCTCAAAATCTACCGCGCCGAGGGCGTTCCGGGCCTGTACCGGGGCTTCTGGATCTCGTCGGTGCAGATCGTGTCGGGGGTGTTTTACATCAGCACGTACGAGGGGGTGCGGCACGTGCTGAACCAGCAGGGCGCCAGCCAGCGGACCAAATCGCTAGTGGCAGGCGGATGTGCCTCACTCGTCGGCCAGACCATCATCGTGCCGTTCGACGTGATTTCCCAGCACGCGATGGTGCTGGGGATGGGCGGTGTGGCGCGGGGAAGCAGTGTGAACCCGCTGGGGATCGAGTACGACAAGGGGCGCAGCCGGCTGAGGATAACGGTGGACATTGCGCGGGAGATTGTGCGGATGGATGGGTTCAAGGGGTTCTACCGGGGTTACACGGCCAGTTTGATGGCTTACGTGCCGAACTCGGCCATGTGGTGGGCGTTCTACCATCTGTACCAGGACGAGCTGCTGAAGGTGTGTCCGCCGTGGGTTTCGCATCTGGCGGTGCAGTGCGTGGCGGGTAGTTTAGGGGGTTTTACGACTACGGTTATCACGAACCCGCTGGACATTGTGCGGGCCCGGCTGCAGGTGCAACGGCTCGACTCGATGCAGGTCGCGTTCCGTGAGCTGTGGCACGAGGAACATTTCCACATGTTCTTCAAGGGGCTGACGGCGCGGCTGGTGCAGTCCGCGGCGTTCTCATTTAGCATTATCTTAGGCTACGAAACGATCAAACGCGTCTCGGTGAACGAacaatacaaacatttaataaagTGGTGA
- the LOC6046890 gene encoding signal peptide peptidase-like 3 isoform X1, with protein sequence MSEGFGAGGQQQDDLLLQQSQQSQSQGSGEYQWSSYAMMDSSRVSTCLISMLLIVYGSFRSLNMEQEQREKEKKRQSESTNNLLTGEPIPPEQTFFPDKFATLDTMHALCLPLGASVSLLIMFFFFDSMQMLFAVCTAIIATVALAFLLLPMCQYIIRPCSDGNRISFGVCGRFTAAELFSFSLAVSIVCIWVLTGHWLLMDAMGMGLCVAFIAFVRLPSLKVSTLLLTGLLIYDVFWVFFSSYIFNTNVMVKVATRPADNPVGIVARKLNLGGIVREPPKLNLPGKLVFPSLHNSGHFSMLGLGDIVMPGLLLCFVLRYDAYKKSQCTQTAETGVPPPRGVGSRLTYFHCSLLGYFLGLLTATVSSEVFKAAQPALLYLVPFTLLPLLTMAYLKGDLRRMWSEPFIIQQASKQLEV encoded by the exons ATGTCGGAAGGATTCGGTGCTGGCGGCCAGCAGCAAGACGACCTCCTCCTTCAGCAATCGCAGCAGTCGCAGTCGCAGGGTTCCGGCGAGTACCAGTGGTCCTCGTACGCCATGATGGATTCGTCCCGGGTCTCGACCTGTCTCATCTCGATGCTGCTGATCGTGTACGGCAGCTTCCGGAGCCTCAACATGGAGCAGGAGCAGCGCGAGAAGGAAAAGAAGCGCCAAAGCGAGAGCACCAACAATCTGCTGACCGGCGAGCCGATCCCGCCCGAGCAAA CTTTTTTCCCAGATAAATTCGCCACACTCGACACGATGCATGCGCTCTGTCTTCCGTTGGGGGCCTCGGTTTCGCTGCTCATCATGTTCTTCTTCTTCGACTCGATGCAGATGCTGTTCGCCGTCTGTACTGCCA TCATTGCCACCGTCGCGCTAGCGTTTCTGCTCCTCCCGATGTGCCAGTACATCATCCGGCCCTGCTCGGACGGCAACCGGATATCCTTCGGGGTGTGCGGACGCTTCACGGCCGCCGAGCTGTTCAGCTTCTCGCTGGCGGTTTCGATCGTGTGCATCTGGGTACTGACCGGCCACTGGCTGCTGATGGACGCCATGGGCATGGGCCTTTGCGTGGCCTTTATTGCGTTCGTGCGACTTCCCAGCCTGAAGGTGTCCACCCTGCTGCTGACCGGACTGCTCATCTACGACGTGTTCTGGGTGTTCTTCTCGTCGTACATCTTCAACACCAACGTGATGGTCAAGGTGGCGACCCGGCCGGCGGACAACCCCGTCGGAATCGTCGCGCGCAAGCTGAACCTAGGTGGAATCGTGCGGGAACCGCCCAAGTTGAATCTACCAGGAAAGCTGGTATTTCCCAGTCTGCACAACAGTGGCCACTTTTCCATGCTCGGGCTGGGGGACATCGTGATGCCGGGACTGCTGCTGTGCTTCGTGCTGCGCTACGACGCGTATAAAAAGTCCCAGTGCACTCAGACGGCGGAAACGGGCGTGCCACCGCCGAGGGGGGTCGGCTCGAGGCTTACTTACTTTCATTGTTCCTTATTAGG TTATTTCCTCGGTTTATTAACCGCCACCGTTAGCTCGGAAGTATTTAAGGCAGCTCAGCCCGCCCTGCTGTATTTAGTACCGTTCACATTGCTACCTCTGCTGACGATGGCATATCTAAAG gGTGATTTAAGGCGAATGTGGAGCGAGCCGTTCATCATTCAGCAAGCATCCAAGCAGTTAGAGGTTTAA
- the LOC6046890 gene encoding signal peptide peptidase-like 3 isoform X2: protein MSEGFGAGGQQQDDLLLQQSQQSQSQGSGEYQWSSYAMMDSSRVSTCLISMLLIVYGSFRSLNMEQEQREKEKKRQSESTNNLLTGEPIPPEQNKFATLDTMHALCLPLGASVSLLIMFFFFDSMQMLFAVCTAIIATVALAFLLLPMCQYIIRPCSDGNRISFGVCGRFTAAELFSFSLAVSIVCIWVLTGHWLLMDAMGMGLCVAFIAFVRLPSLKVSTLLLTGLLIYDVFWVFFSSYIFNTNVMVKVATRPADNPVGIVARKLNLGGIVREPPKLNLPGKLVFPSLHNSGHFSMLGLGDIVMPGLLLCFVLRYDAYKKSQCTQTAETGVPPPRGVGSRLTYFHCSLLGYFLGLLTATVSSEVFKAAQPALLYLVPFTLLPLLTMAYLKGDLRRMWSEPFIIQQASKQLEV from the exons ATGTCGGAAGGATTCGGTGCTGGCGGCCAGCAGCAAGACGACCTCCTCCTTCAGCAATCGCAGCAGTCGCAGTCGCAGGGTTCCGGCGAGTACCAGTGGTCCTCGTACGCCATGATGGATTCGTCCCGGGTCTCGACCTGTCTCATCTCGATGCTGCTGATCGTGTACGGCAGCTTCCGGAGCCTCAACATGGAGCAGGAGCAGCGCGAGAAGGAAAAGAAGCGCCAAAGCGAGAGCACCAACAATCTGCTGACCGGCGAGCCGATCCCGCCCGAGCAAA ATAAATTCGCCACACTCGACACGATGCATGCGCTCTGTCTTCCGTTGGGGGCCTCGGTTTCGCTGCTCATCATGTTCTTCTTCTTCGACTCGATGCAGATGCTGTTCGCCGTCTGTACTGCCA TCATTGCCACCGTCGCGCTAGCGTTTCTGCTCCTCCCGATGTGCCAGTACATCATCCGGCCCTGCTCGGACGGCAACCGGATATCCTTCGGGGTGTGCGGACGCTTCACGGCCGCCGAGCTGTTCAGCTTCTCGCTGGCGGTTTCGATCGTGTGCATCTGGGTACTGACCGGCCACTGGCTGCTGATGGACGCCATGGGCATGGGCCTTTGCGTGGCCTTTATTGCGTTCGTGCGACTTCCCAGCCTGAAGGTGTCCACCCTGCTGCTGACCGGACTGCTCATCTACGACGTGTTCTGGGTGTTCTTCTCGTCGTACATCTTCAACACCAACGTGATGGTCAAGGTGGCGACCCGGCCGGCGGACAACCCCGTCGGAATCGTCGCGCGCAAGCTGAACCTAGGTGGAATCGTGCGGGAACCGCCCAAGTTGAATCTACCAGGAAAGCTGGTATTTCCCAGTCTGCACAACAGTGGCCACTTTTCCATGCTCGGGCTGGGGGACATCGTGATGCCGGGACTGCTGCTGTGCTTCGTGCTGCGCTACGACGCGTATAAAAAGTCCCAGTGCACTCAGACGGCGGAAACGGGCGTGCCACCGCCGAGGGGGGTCGGCTCGAGGCTTACTTACTTTCATTGTTCCTTATTAGG TTATTTCCTCGGTTTATTAACCGCCACCGTTAGCTCGGAAGTATTTAAGGCAGCTCAGCCCGCCCTGCTGTATTTAGTACCGTTCACATTGCTACCTCTGCTGACGATGGCATATCTAAAG gGTGATTTAAGGCGAATGTGGAGCGAGCCGTTCATCATTCAGCAAGCATCCAAGCAGTTAGAGGTTTAA